GGTGGTGCGCGAGATCCAGCTGGGAAAACTAAGGCGAGAAGCGCTGCGGGATATGGCTGACCGCCTGGGAGTATCAGAAATGTCAAGTTTTGTTGCGGCGGTGATCCAAAGTGAGCAGCTTGGTGTAAGCATGGCCCAGGTGCTGCGCATCCAGGCTGACCAGATGCGCGTGAGACGCCGCCAGCTGGCTGAGGAAGAGGCGCATAAGGCCCCGATTAAGATGCTTCTACCGATGGCGATATTCATCTTCCCCGCCCTGTGTATCGTGCTCATGACCCCAGCTTTCCTGATCCTGATCGAAACTGGCGCTGGTCCGTTGGGTTGATGAAGACCAAAACGTTACTTTTCATTGCATCTACTAATATCTAGACCGATGGGAATATGCCAGGGAAACTGGCTTATCGACTTTATCGCTTGATCTGGGAAGCCCTGGATTGGGTCTATCCTCCATCCTGCGGTGGCTGCGCAAGACCAGGTGTACGCTGGTGTGAGGCGTGCGAGCAGCAGACCCACGAGCTTATTCAACCATTCTGTCCCATGTGTGGAAATCCCAGTGTTGAAAACAAGCTTTGCCAGCGTTGCCGGGAAACACAGCCATTTTTCACCCAATTGCGCTCCCATACCGCATTCGCGGGGCCGATCCGGGAAGCGATCCACCGTCTTAAATATGGTGGAGACATGGGCTTGGGGGAAGGATTAGCCAGTCCCATGGTCAGTAGCCTGCAAAAGCTTAACTGGTCATTAGACCTGGTCACAAGTGTCCCTCTGGGTCTTGTTCGTTTGAAGGAGCGTGGATATAATCAGGCTTCATTGCTTGCCCGACCGATCGCCCTGAGTATGAGCCTGCCATTTCGTCCTCGTGCCTTGCAGCGGATACGAGAGACACGCTCGCAGGTGGGGCTCAATGTCAATGAACGGCGAGCAAACATGGTCGATGCATTCCAGGCGAATAAACGCATTGTGGAAGGTAAAAGCGTCCTGGTCGTAGACGATGTGGCGACCTCGGGAGCGACGCTCAATGCTTGTGCAAAATCACTACGCGAAGCCGGGGCGACCATTGTGTATTGTTTTACATTGGCACGTGCCGTATACTCACCCGAAATGCAAGATGCTGCCTGATGGTTGAGTGGGTGAGATAAAAATATTACAGTTGCAAAATCTATAAGATTATTGATAAAATCTTATCAGTGAAAATATAATTTAGGAGAATATCCAATGGCGCTCGATGTACAGGTTTTTGGTCGCAACATGGAAGTCACAGAACGGATTTCGGATTATGCAAAGAAGAAGGTGTCAAAACTGGACCGATTTTTAGGCGATATCGATGAGGCCCGGGTAGATGTAGCCTATATCAAGTCAGCACGCAGCGCCGGTGACCGGCAGGTGGCACAGATCACGGTGCGCGGCAAAGGTTATATCCTGCGGGCAGAGGAGCGTTCGGATGATATCTTCACCGCTCTCGATTCGGCTGTTGAAAAGATCCAGCGCCAAATGGAGCGCTACAAGGGCAAACGGCAGAAAGGCCGAGGGGATGGTAAGCCCGCATCCGAGGTCATTCCCGCCGTACCGCTCGAGGAGACTGAAGAAGACCGCTCTTTGATCGTGCGGCGAAAGAAATTCGTTCTCACCCCGATGGATGAGATGGAAGCGCTGGAACAGATGAAATTGCTCAGTCATGAGGACTTTTTTGTCTTCTTCAATTCAATCACTAAATCAGTCAACGTGCTATACCTGCGCCGGGATGGCCTGTACGGCCTGATTGAGACCGAGATACGCTAACGTTCTGTAGACAGCCGGCGGAGGTTGTTATCTAGAGCTTGTGGATGCTAAGCTAGAAGGAAATGGTGAAAGCATGGCAAACGAACGTACGAATACCAATGAACTCATGGACGAGATGCCGCCCTCCAGGGACATGGACCTCGCATCGATCGAGGCTGCGGTCACCCAAACGCTGGTGGCTTTTGGTGAGAACCCGTCGCGTAAGGGACTGCTTCGCACACCTGAGCGAGTGGCCAAGATGTACACGGAACTGCTCTCTGGCTACCGAGTGGACCCCAATAAGGTCATCAATGATGCCCTGTTTGAGGTCACCTATGACGAAATGGTGATCGTGCGCGATATCGAGTTCTACAGCATGTGCGAACATCACATGCTGCCTTTCATGGGACGGGCGCATGTTGCCTACCTGCCCAGCGGGAGGGTGATCGGTCTGTCCAAGATCCCGCGTATCGTGGATGTCTTCGCCCACCGCCTGCAGGTGCAGGAACGCATGACCAGGCAGATCGCCGATTTCATTAATGATGCCCTGGAGCCCAAAGGTGTCGGCGTGGTAGTTGAAGCGCTGCACCTGTGCACCATGATGCGTGGTGTTAAGAAACAAAACGCCCGCATGACCACTTCTGCGGTGCATGGGGCATTCCGGCGGAGTTTAGCCACCCGCCAGGAGTTCCTGGATAATATTTCACGCGGCTCAGAGCCGATGCGCTTCTAAGCTAGCTCTCGGCTGCGTTCGATCTCCACGCCAACTGATTGTGCAAAACGGACCGCTCCGGGTTTCTCGACCCGGACGGTTGTTTTTAAGACCCGTTTGTCCGCCAGGCAGATGTCAGCGATATCCTCTGCCAGGGCTTCTACCGTGAAGCGCCTGGCGCTTTCAGCATGCCGGATCACCTGCTTGGTCACTGCGCTGTAATCGATACACTCAGCGATGTCATCGCTGGCAGCTTGCTTGCGTTCCTCTGTGAATAGCACGATGTTGATCAGGATGTCCTGGGGCTTTTCACGTTCCCAGTCATGGATGCCCAGGATGCCGCGGGCCAGGATATCCTTGATGATCACCTTATCCATATTTCCCTCGTTTGTCGTTTGATTTACCAGTATACCTCAGGATTAAAAACACAGTGTGGGAGGGAGCGACCCTTCCACACTGTGAGATATGACATAATCAGTGACGATCTGCTTAGGGTACTTGCGTCGGTGGGATCGTCGGGCTGGTTGGTATCTTGGATTTCCAGGTGTCAAAGATCTGGGCGTTGTACGTTGTCTTCTGTGCTTCGATCCAATTCGTGAAGGTGGTCTGCTTCAGCGTTTCGAAGTCGGAATCCGAAAGCGTGCGAACTTCGTGGCCGAGCACCTGGAAGATCTCGTACCCATTGGCGGTGGCGATAGGCTCGCTGATCTGGCCGATGGCCATGCTCCACACGATATCCTCGGCATTCGTATCGAGCGTGCCCTTTCCGAACCACCCCAGGTCGCTTGTGTTGGTTGTGCCGGAGTACACCTCAGTAGCGATGGTCTCGAAGCTCTCGCCGCTCTGCAGCCGGTCGTAAATGGACTGCGCCTGGGCTTCGTCGGTCACCACGATATGGCGCGCCCACACCTG
This Anaerolineales bacterium DNA region includes the following protein-coding sequences:
- the raiA gene encoding ribosomal subunit interface protein; translated protein: MALDVQVFGRNMEVTERISDYAKKKVSKLDRFLGDIDEARVDVAYIKSARSAGDRQVAQITVRGKGYILRAEERSDDIFTALDSAVEKIQRQMERYKGKRQKGRGDGKPASEVIPAVPLEETEEDRSLIVRRKKFVLTPMDEMEALEQMKLLSHEDFFVFFNSITKSVNVLYLRRDGLYGLIETEIR
- the folE gene encoding GTP cyclohydrolase I FolE; the protein is MANERTNTNELMDEMPPSRDMDLASIEAAVTQTLVAFGENPSRKGLLRTPERVAKMYTELLSGYRVDPNKVINDALFEVTYDEMVIVRDIEFYSMCEHHMLPFMGRAHVAYLPSGRVIGLSKIPRIVDVFAHRLQVQERMTRQIADFINDALEPKGVGVVVEALHLCTMMRGVKKQNARMTTSAVHGAFRRSLATRQEFLDNISRGSEPMRF
- a CDS encoding dihydroneopterin aldolase; amino-acid sequence: MDKVIIKDILARGILGIHDWEREKPQDILINIVLFTEERKQAASDDIAECIDYSAVTKQVIRHAESARRFTVEALAEDIADICLADKRVLKTTVRVEKPGAVRFAQSVGVEIERSRELA